The Pseudodesulfovibrio sp. zrk46 genome contains a region encoding:
- a CDS encoding ABC-type transport auxiliary lipoprotein family protein: protein MKKILSLILILVTAFSAVSCVKLGGDPVDKRYYRLAPVRQGETQAPQSDIILRVRRMSVSDLYNTRELVYQMEGGRIESDFYNLFFVAPSNNITTELRKWLASSGQFSNIIEPGSMVVPTLTLEGVLNSLYGDYSSGQPAAVVEMQFFLVNESTADNDIVFSQSYRQRIPLAKPDPQDLVQAMTKGVAAIFTQLEQDLAQAPI, encoded by the coding sequence ATGAAAAAGATACTTTCCCTCATCCTCATTCTTGTCACTGCCTTTAGTGCTGTCTCCTGTGTAAAGCTTGGAGGCGACCCGGTGGACAAGCGATACTATCGACTCGCACCAGTTCGCCAAGGCGAAACACAGGCGCCACAGAGTGACATCATTCTTCGTGTTCGCCGAATGTCCGTCTCCGATCTCTACAATACCCGTGAATTAGTCTATCAGATGGAAGGCGGTCGCATCGAATCCGATTTCTACAATCTCTTTTTCGTCGCGCCCAGCAACAACATTACGACTGAACTTCGCAAATGGCTGGCTTCCAGCGGCCAGTTTTCCAACATCATTGAGCCGGGAAGCATGGTAGTACCCACGCTAACTCTGGAAGGCGTACTCAATTCACTCTATGGGGATTACTCGTCAGGCCAGCCTGCTGCTGTCGTGGAAATGCAATTCTTCCTTGTCAATGAATCCACCGCTGACAACGACATTGTCTTTTCTCAAAGTTACAGGCAACGTATCCCCCTCGCCAAGCCTGACCCGCAGGATTTGGTACAGGCCATGACCAAAGGGGTCGCGGCTATCTTCACGCAACTTGAACAGGATCTGGCCCAAGCGCCCATTTAG